TACTATTTTTATGCTTTATGATTTTCTAGCAAAGTCAATGTAATTTTAATGAAATTCTAATGAAAAGTTTAAAAACCTCACATATAATAATGTTATACATTAATATATGGAGGTTTTTTTATGGAATTATTAATTGGTTTATTCATTTTATATGTGATTCTAAAAGTTTTTTTCTCAGTTTCATCATTTGTTTTTAAAATTATTTTTTCGTTAATAGGTGTGGTTTTGTTTTTTATGGCTTTACCTATTTTAATCGGGTTATTCTTTCCAGTTTTATTTGTAATTTTTATTGTTATTGTCCTTGGAAAAGCTATCTTTTAGTTGTTTTATTCACGATAGCTTAATGCAACTAATACGCAAGCTTGAATCACTTCTATACCTTCTGCTTGAGCTAATTGAATCAATTCGTCACTTTCTGCCCCTGGTTGTAACCATATATATTTTATGCCTAACTTGGCACATTCTTTTACCGCTTCTATTCCAATCTTAGGGTTCACAACAAAATTAACCACATCTACTTTTTCTGGTAGCTCTGAAAGTGATTGGTATAATTTATCACCCTCTAAGGTATCATTTTTAGGATTAATACCATATACATTGTACTCGTGCTTTTT
The genomic region above belongs to Natranaerovirga hydrolytica and contains:
- a CDS encoding CoA-binding protein, with product MLEEKLLDQYKNWAVIGASTNPDKYGYKIYKKLKKHEYNVYGINPKNDTLEGDKLYQSLSELPEKVDVVNFVVNPKIGIEAVKECAKLGIKYIWLQPGAESDELIQLAQAEGIEVIQACVLVALSYRE